Within the Orenia metallireducens genome, the region CCGAATACTCTTTAACTGTCAACTCTATATCTTTACCTGCTCTGCTCACCTTATGGGTAATAGTATCTAAAAGTAGGTCATCTACCTTCAATACATTATTGCTCTCCTCTAACCTCCTTCTAAATAAAGCTCTAATTCTAGCCCTTAATTCAGCAAAAGCAAAGGGCTTAGTTAAATAATCATCTGCACCTAAATCTAATCCCATTACCTTATCCTCTGTCGAATCCTTAGCTGTAAGAATTAACACAGAAACTTTACTCCCTTGGTCTCTTAATTCTCTTAAGACTTCTGCCCCACTTTTAATAGGTAACATTAAATCTAAAATAATTAAATCATAGTCTATTACAGTAGCTAAACCTATTGCTTCTTCTCCATTACTTGCTACATCAACTGCATAGCCATCTTCTTTTAAACCTTTTTGTAAAACTTCTGCTAAATGATATTCATCTTCTACTATTAAAAGCCTCACCTTTATTGCCTCTCCTTTCTTTAGTTTGTTAATTTGGAATAAGCTCAAAAATAACAAAGTTTATGCTATATCTAACTTAATTATATCTGCTATTTTACTCTTCTCATACTATTCTCTTTAATAAATCAACTTTCCTACATATTCTATATTAAAAGGATTAAATGAAAATTAAAAAAAGATTAAAATATTTTAATCTAAAACATTAATTTTTTCAGAATGGTATGAAATAAAATTAAAGAAGACTAAATTAAAGCAATTCCAAAATAAGAAAACTCTACTAAAAACAATTTTAAAAAAATAACATCCAGATATATTCTAAATGTTATAACTAAACATTTATTAATTTTAATTTTAGTAACCATAAAAAACTAGATTAAGATTCATAATTATCGGCTAATCGTAAAATAACCTGCAAAATTGAACTTTGCAGGTTATTTTATTTACTCTACTTTATAAAACTTATAGGTAACTAACTGCTCTAACTGAGCTGGTCCTTGTCGATCTTTCTCCCACTCTTTTATATCCTCCCAGCTTTCAAAGGAAGTATGGGGGCTGACTAAAGACTCTAACCTTAAATACCATGGGTCTTCTTCTATAACTACAATAGTATTATCTCCATCTGTATTCCCCCAATGGGACAGTCTATGTTCATAGAAATTCCTTCCCTGCCCATTCTGCCAATATGTAATTATCCGTTTAGCTTCAATCTCTCCTACTAAAACTGCACCATCAGGTGCTTTTTCTTTAATACTTCCGATTCTACCCTCTAATAAAGGAAGGTGATTTACAAATCCCTCTGGTGAACGAGTATAATCAAAACGGACTCTTCCTAAAAACTCTGTTACTTTCGAGAAATTAAAGGTAACCATAACTCCTGTTCTAATATCTCTCTCATCAAACTTTTCATCTAGCAGATTTTCATATAAAGCTCCCACTTTATACCCTTTCCAATCTAATCCTAAATAAACACTATAACCTGAACCACTTCTGCCTAACTGATATGGTCTCCCCTCTCTTTTAACTGGACCTCCAGGATGTCTAAGGGGTAAATCTCCAGCTCTAGCTTCAAAATCTACCATTCCAAATCTATCACGATAGAAGAGATAATTCTCTATTAAATTGCTTCCGTTCCGTTCTCCAAATCCCCAATTTATACCTGTTACATGATATCCTAAACCATATTTACTACTATAATCTAAGGTAAGCATTTGACCATTGTAGCCAGTTTCAACATCCTTATAACGTAAATCCTCAGTTCCTGGTACTTGGTCAAAGGTAGATATTAAATCTGGATTTGGAAATCTTAAGTACCTTATATTACCTACCTTTAAGCTTCCACTTAAAGTACCTAACTCCCCATAGTGATAACCATAGCCCTCTATGTATAACTCATCAAAATTAGGGTCGAAACCTTCAATTGTATCAAGCTCTTTATTAGACCTTAAGATTGAATTTACCCTTATCCCAGGAGCCAAATCTATATTAGATTTTAATTGTAAATTTCTTAATTTAAAATGGTCATTCCAAAAATGAGCACCTACACTTAAATCCCACTGACCATTAAATCTACCTATATAAGGAAACCACCAATCACTTTCCGCCTCTTCTGCAGCTCCAATTGAACTTGCTAATATTATATTAAAAATTAAGATTAAAAGAATATAACTTATTAATTTCTTCAATATAACTTCTCCTTTCCTACCTTGAACACCAAATTAATTTCTTACTTGTATTAGTCTTTGGAAAAACTTATCTATCTTAATCATTTTCCAAATAATATCCTTCCTAAAAATGGTCGATGGATATCAACAGCCTCTTTAGGACATAGCTCCTGGCAACAGAAACATCTAATACACTTATCCAAATCTGCTTCTACACAATTACCAGTCTTAGTGATTATCTTTGGTGGACAGCTCTGAATACAAACACCACATTGTACACATTTATTCTCTTTGAATATAGGCTTAGGTCGCAAAGAAGAAGTTACCCACTTGGCAATTGGTGCAGGTAACCGCATTCTCAATAATTCAGCAGAGTTATCGATAGTTGGTGCAACAAAGGAGTACTCCTCTACTTCTTCACCTAGGATTTCAATATCCTCTAATTGGTAAACAAGTCCTCTCTTTTTAGCAACTTTAATAGTAGGTATTGATAATGGATCTACTTTAGCTATCTTAGCCATGACTACATCTAATACACAAGGATTAGGACTGATTAATATAGTATTTAGTTTGATTGCTTCTCCCCCTGTAGGACCTTCGCCCTCCATACCTATAATTCCATCCATAATCGTCAAATTAGGTTTAGTAACCAAGGCTATATCCATTAAAGCATTGGCAAAGTCATTAATTTCCTGCATCTTCATATGGTACTCTGCCTTTAATAACCCAGGAACAGCTCCAAACATATTCTTAACACCACCAGTCATCTTGGTCAGCCCATGGCTTTTAAATTTAGGTAAGTTGATTATCACATCAGCATCACTGATAAATCTACCTAAGGTTATATTCTTTAATACCTCACCTCCAGTAAAAGAGCTTGGAATCTCATCAAAATTCCAATTTAAATCTGCACCAGCCTTCTTAGCCACTTCTTCCATCCCAGTCTTACGATAAACTCTCCTCATCATCGATTCATTAAAAGGGCCACCAGGGCTATCTCCAATAATAGCCTTTGCTCCAAGCTCCTGTACCAGCTCTGCTACCGCTTGAACTATAGCTGGATGAGTTGTAGCACACTCTTCTGCTTTTTTTGCTATAATTAAATTAGCTTTTAGAAGTACCTGCTGATTAGGCTTAACAAAAGCCTCTAGTCCACCCCAAGGCTCCAATCCTCTTCTTATATTCTCCTTTATTAACTGAACATCATAATCATCACACTTTAATAACATTACACGATTATCTCTAAAGGCCATTATAATCTCTCTCCTTTGCTATAAGATATATCTATAATTTCTAGTATTAGATTTAAAATTCCTTTAAATATGTAAATAGAGATAATAAAATACTATATAATAAAATATCTCAACATCTTTAATTAAAGATGTTGAGATATTTTAAGATTGATTAAATTTTATTGCATACTTAAAGAAAATAAGTAGACTTCTTGTAAAATAGAAGAAGTTTGAGCAAGTATAGCTCCCCTGCCTGTTGTAATATCTTCTATTTCCATCACTAAGGGGATTTAATCTATATATTTATCTACTTGAGAAGATAGCTCTTCTTCTAAAGTTCCTACTGCAAACTTCTGAATTAAATT harbors:
- a CDS encoding response regulator transcription factor, translated to MRLLIVEDEYHLAEVLQKGLKEDGYAVDVASNGEEAIGLATVIDYDLIILDLMLPIKSGAEVLRELRDQGSKVSVLILTAKDSTEDKVMGLDLGADDYLTKPFAFAELRARIRALFRRRLEESNNVLKVDDLLLDTITHKVSRAGKDIELTVKEYSVLEYLIRNRGQVLSRTQIEEHVWDYRYGSSSNIVDVYIRYLRKKIDKGFDRKLIETVRGRGYRLKVVEK
- a CDS encoding DUF362 domain-containing protein; translation: MAFRDNRVMLLKCDDYDVQLIKENIRRGLEPWGGLEAFVKPNQQVLLKANLIIAKKAEECATTHPAIVQAVAELVQELGAKAIIGDSPGGPFNESMMRRVYRKTGMEEVAKKAGADLNWNFDEIPSSFTGGEVLKNITLGRFISDADVIINLPKFKSHGLTKMTGGVKNMFGAVPGLLKAEYHMKMQEINDFANALMDIALVTKPNLTIMDGIIGMEGEGPTGGEAIKLNTILISPNPCVLDVVMAKIAKVDPLSIPTIKVAKKRGLVYQLEDIEILGEEVEEYSFVAPTIDNSAELLRMRLPAPIAKWVTSSLRPKPIFKENKCVQCGVCIQSCPPKIITKTGNCVEADLDKCIRCFCCQELCPKEAVDIHRPFLGRILFGK